The following are encoded in a window of Sulfurimonas sp. C5 genomic DNA:
- a CDS encoding efflux RND transporter permease subunit gives MFERFLKFFLENYKMNYTLFFLIFAIGIYSYTKIPKEISPTIEPETITIRGAYSGASVDSLNTMAVAEIESEVQNIVGVQNVSSIISPGKFAITLELEKGIDKQTILRDVEDTLTLVQDTLPSDMEVPTVRNVAHSKSLMQVSIRSSELSRDELQALAKKLKTKILTIENISDVTIFGDSDLYYEVLIDEDRLSAYDLSLDDVVKVFSELSYIFPLGKIDNAKEQFFLSIKNEEQLSKKLENTTINIGDKQLTIKDIATITKRYEDASTLASMDGKNSISLAVSQNPIGNAITISEQVKKLVNTLNIKGAVLDIRMDNSTVIKDRLNIVISNIMFGILLIMFLISILINARMAFIIALGIPTSFVIGAIYFYFTPYSINVNSLIGVLIAIGIIVDDAIVVSENIQQYIEKGYSPKEAALLGTKEMAKPVTIASITTLFSFIPLLMISGRLGEIIQLIPIAFSALVIASLIESFVFLPIHASHTLSKNSKTLSWERINTLYANSLDFLLKYQKSFITVFLIVVPVLIFFSAKNSKFQMFQPFDTSSITITFKAQPTMTLEESLAIIQELEKKILSQKERFYVKHVSSTAGYRRTATGTAEMYPYVGYINLELYKLKPMNFMDKFITPYLSFYYDDTDRIRDKSSQEISKDLRKWLQKEELKKKYNLSNLMVVEKKMGHAKADIRIGVVSDDHKKALQAVRDLESALANVEGIKYYGDNVKVGIDEIKISLNSYAQELGVTKKYIGNYIANLYLSKKIATVFDGKELLDVKIKSINFKDDLEKFKNIEVFIKNQYVKLSDLCTFEKVESLETLVKEDGETNFYVFANVDPSIVTSSEALEKIKPALEKIKNTPGVSLRFKGEQEQQRTMQIEMFFASIVAIVLIFISILYLFNSFRETLIVLSVIPFSVLGVYAGHFIMGLNLSLPSLIGALGLSGVIVNDGIIMMATLRNAQTKSDIFKLASRRLRPIVLTSVTTIVGLSSLMFFATAQAVAFQPLAISLGFGLLWGTILNLFYVPVLYNYISGVKDA, from the coding sequence ATGTTTGAAAGGTTTTTAAAGTTCTTTTTAGAGAACTATAAAATGAATTACACATTGTTCTTTTTGATCTTTGCAATAGGAATTTATTCTTATACGAAGATTCCAAAAGAGATCTCTCCAACAATAGAACCTGAAACTATTACGATCAGGGGTGCCTATTCTGGTGCATCTGTAGATAGTTTAAATACAATGGCTGTTGCAGAGATTGAATCGGAAGTACAAAATATTGTAGGGGTGCAAAATGTAAGTTCTATCATCTCTCCGGGTAAATTTGCGATTACTTTAGAACTTGAAAAAGGGATCGATAAACAAACTATACTGCGTGATGTAGAAGATACACTTACACTGGTTCAAGATACGTTGCCAAGTGATATGGAAGTGCCTACTGTGAGAAATGTGGCACATTCAAAAAGCCTTATGCAGGTTTCTATACGCTCATCGGAACTTTCACGCGATGAACTACAAGCTTTGGCAAAAAAATTAAAAACGAAAATACTAACTATCGAAAATATCTCTGATGTAACTATTTTTGGAGATTCAGATCTGTATTATGAGGTACTTATTGATGAAGATAGATTAAGTGCTTATGATCTTTCTTTAGATGATGTAGTTAAAGTTTTCTCGGAACTTTCTTATATCTTTCCACTTGGAAAAATTGACAATGCAAAAGAGCAATTTTTTCTCTCTATAAAAAATGAAGAACAACTTTCAAAAAAACTGGAAAATACTACAATTAACATAGGGGATAAACAATTAACTATTAAAGATATCGCTACGATCACAAAGAGATATGAAGATGCTTCTACATTGGCAAGTATGGATGGAAAAAACTCTATCTCTTTGGCAGTATCTCAAAACCCGATTGGAAATGCAATAACAATTTCCGAACAAGTTAAAAAACTTGTTAATACTTTGAATATTAAAGGAGCAGTTTTAGATATCCGAATGGATAACTCTACTGTGATCAAAGACAGATTAAATATTGTTATTTCGAACATTATGTTTGGGATTTTATTAATCATGTTTTTAATTTCAATTCTCATCAATGCTCGTATGGCATTTATTATTGCTTTGGGAATTCCTACATCATTTGTTATCGGAGCGATATATTTTTATTTTACCCCTTATAGCATCAACGTAAACTCCCTAATAGGTGTACTTATTGCTATCGGTATAATTGTTGATGACGCTATCGTTGTAAGTGAGAATATTCAGCAGTATATTGAAAAAGGATATTCTCCAAAAGAAGCAGCGTTACTTGGAACAAAAGAGATGGCAAAACCTGTAACCATTGCTTCAATAACAACATTGTTTTCCTTTATTCCATTACTTATGATCAGTGGCAGGCTAGGGGAAATTATTCAGCTGATACCTATCGCTTTTTCGGCACTTGTAATTGCTTCTTTGATAGAGTCTTTTGTATTTTTACCAATCCACGCATCACATACTTTGTCAAAGAATTCAAAAACACTTTCATGGGAGAGAATCAATACTCTTTATGCAAATAGTTTAGATTTTCTATTAAAATATCAAAAAAGCTTTATCACTGTCTTTTTAATAGTTGTGCCTGTATTGATTTTTTTTAGTGCTAAAAATTCAAAGTTTCAGATGTTTCAACCTTTTGACACTTCTTCAATCACTATTACTTTTAAAGCACAACCGACAATGACATTGGAAGAATCTTTGGCAATTATCCAAGAGTTGGAAAAAAAGATACTTTCTCAAAAAGAAAGATTTTATGTTAAACATGTAAGTTCTACGGCAGGATATAGACGAACGGCAACAGGAACGGCAGAGATGTATCCTTATGTAGGGTATATAAATTTGGAATTGTATAAACTCAAACCTATGAATTTTATGGATAAGTTTATCACTCCATATCTTAGTTTTTATTATGATGACACTGATCGCATCAGGGATAAATCTTCACAGGAGATCTCTAAAGATTTACGTAAATGGCTTCAAAAAGAGGAGTTGAAAAAGAAATATAATCTTTCAAATCTTATGGTTGTTGAAAAGAAGATGGGGCATGCAAAAGCAGATATCCGTATAGGCGTTGTGAGTGATGATCACAAGAAAGCATTACAGGCAGTAAGAGATCTTGAAAGCGCACTTGCTAACGTTGAAGGAATTAAATATTACGGAGATAATGTTAAAGTAGGTATAGATGAGATCAAAATAAGTCTAAATAGTTATGCACAAGAGCTTGGAGTTACAAAAAAATATATTGGAAATTACATTGCAAATCTTTATCTTTCAAAAAAAATTGCCACTGTTTTTGACGGTAAAGAGCTTTTAGACGTAAAGATTAAATCTATCAATTTCAAAGATGATTTGGAAAAGTTTAAAAATATAGAAGTATTTATAAAAAATCAGTATGTCAAGCTGAGTGACCTCTGTACTTTTGAGAAAGTAGAATCGTTAGAAACACTAGTTAAAGAAGATGGAGAAACAAACTTTTATGTCTTTGCTAATGTGGATCCTTCTATTGTTACATCATCTGAAGCACTTGAAAAAATTAAACCAGCTTTAGAAAAAATCAAAAATACTCCAGGAGTATCACTGAGATTTAAAGGTGAACAGGAACAACAACGTACTATGCAAATAGAGATGTTTTTTGCATCTATAGTAGCAATTGTTTTGATCTTTATTTCTATTTTATACCTGTTTAACTCATTCAGAGAAACATTAATAGTTCTTTCTGTAATTCCATTTTCAGTACTAGGTGTATACGCTGGACATTTTATTATGGGACTCAATCTTTCTTTACCGTCACTCATTGGTGCACTAGGGCTCTCGGGAGTTATTGTCAATGATGGGATTATTATGATGGCAACATTGCGTAATGCACAAACGAAAAGTGATATTTTCAAACTGGCTTCAAGAAGATTGAGACCTATTGTTTTAACTTCTGTTACAACTATTGTGGGGCTATCATCATTAATGTTCTTTGCAACGGCTCAAGCAGTGGCATTTCAACCTTTAGCAATCAGTCTTGGATTTGGACTTTTATGGGGCACTATACTTAATTTGTTTTATGTACCTGTTTTATATAACTATATTAGCGGAGTAAAAGATGCGTAG
- a CDS encoding 4Fe-4S binding protein: protein MVDQIKRDNNDLFKYAITKFLFKNQSFLMLLRIVVSLVFFYAIYYGFTHQTKENLFTWAVFWGIFWALFMVITLPTLGRVFCGICPHGFLGKYITKFGLQKKMPKWLQNRYIGLGILMIGWWGVYYLNPGLFRSPLGTAVMFSVMTVLAFVLYFLYKDMSYCKSVCPIGVLTRAYGKMSFTWLGTYKEECSSCKTFECASACPQNLKPFTFDKRDSITDCTLCMDCTKGCEAVAFRITKPSFSLFKKFQTMPAEIWAYILILAAIPVTMSFHHGINRSNAAGDMIWTKTAHWVEQYINFGTLDAVGLFAFLYAVIFSVVAAVAGMYVASKILQKDFKSVFYDLGYAYAPLFIIGSIAHTLESFFTHEANKIAEGFGQAVGMTLHVAPLASRGDSWLHIFGALKWIAIIWALVILYKRLAKIDATKMKKMVAFPFAASLIIFFLSVNLYRVYVFKTYGMAKHSHHSMQHKTAKKPQVKG from the coding sequence ATGGTTGATCAAATTAAAAGGGATAATAACGATCTGTTCAAGTATGCTATCACGAAATTTTTATTTAAAAATCAAAGTTTTTTAATGCTACTACGCATCGTAGTTTCATTAGTGTTTTTTTATGCAATTTATTACGGCTTTACGCATCAGACAAAAGAGAATCTTTTCACATGGGCAGTATTTTGGGGAATCTTCTGGGCACTGTTTATGGTAATTACTTTGCCGACACTTGGACGCGTATTTTGCGGTATTTGTCCACACGGTTTTTTAGGTAAATACATTACAAAATTCGGTTTACAAAAAAAGATGCCTAAATGGCTGCAAAACAGATATATCGGTCTTGGAATTTTGATGATCGGCTGGTGGGGTGTATATTATCTTAATCCGGGTCTTTTTAGAAGTCCATTAGGTACGGCTGTTATGTTTAGTGTGATGACAGTGCTTGCATTTGTACTCTATTTTCTTTATAAAGATATGAGTTATTGTAAATCTGTGTGTCCTATCGGCGTATTAACGAGAGCGTATGGAAAAATGTCTTTTACATGGCTTGGTACATATAAAGAGGAATGTAGTTCTTGTAAAACTTTTGAATGTGCAAGTGCTTGTCCGCAAAATTTGAAACCGTTTACGTTTGATAAAAGAGATTCAATAACGGACTGTACTTTATGTATGGATTGTACAAAAGGATGTGAGGCTGTTGCTTTTAGAATTACAAAGCCATCTTTTTCACTCTTTAAAAAGTTTCAAACAATGCCGGCAGAGATATGGGCGTACATTCTAATATTAGCGGCAATTCCAGTCACTATGTCATTTCATCACGGAATTAACAGAAGTAATGCTGCAGGAGATATGATCTGGACAAAAACGGCTCACTGGGTTGAACAGTACATTAACTTTGGAACATTGGATGCAGTGGGACTTTTTGCCTTTTTATATGCTGTTATTTTTTCTGTAGTTGCAGCAGTAGCAGGAATGTATGTGGCTTCAAAAATTCTGCAAAAAGATTTTAAATCTGTATTTTATGATCTTGGATATGCATATGCACCGCTATTTATCATCGGTTCCATCGCTCATACTCTGGAGAGTTTTTTTACGCATGAGGCAAATAAAATTGCCGAAGGGTTTGGACAAGCTGTAGGTATGACGCTTCATGTGGCACCGCTTGCAAGCAGAGGTGACAGCTGGTTGCATATCTTTGGAGCTTTAAAATGGATAGCAATTATTTGGGCACTTGTGATTTTATATAAACGTTTAGCGAAAATTGATGCAACTAAAATGAAAAAGATGGTAGCATTCCCTTTCGCAGCATCGCTAATTATATTTTTTCTGTCGGTAAATTTATATCGTGTATACGTATTTAAAACTTACGGTATGGCAAAACACTCACACCATTCAATGCAGCATAAAACTGCAAAGAAACCTCAAGTAAAAGGGTAG
- a CDS encoding biopolymer transporter ExbD — MQIKKFDSINVVPFIDIMLVLLVIVLTTASFVAKGIIPVDLPDASAAQKQKEQKNLTITIKKSGEILFDKQQVLKEDLEKMLLTYKKDTAIAINCDKKAEFEIFVYLLDILESNQFKNLGIVTKKAHKGEVNG, encoded by the coding sequence ATGCAAATTAAAAAATTTGATTCTATAAACGTAGTTCCGTTTATAGACATTATGCTTGTACTGTTAGTGATCGTACTTACTACGGCATCTTTTGTAGCAAAAGGGATTATTCCTGTTGATTTACCTGATGCTTCTGCCGCTCAAAAGCAAAAAGAGCAGAAAAATCTTACGATTACTATTAAAAAAAGTGGAGAGATTCTTTTTGATAAGCAACAAGTACTCAAAGAAGATCTTGAAAAAATGTTACTGACGTATAAAAAAGATACGGCAATAGCTATCAACTGTGATAAAAAAGCTGAGTTTGAAATCTTTGTATATCTTCTGGATATTTTAGAGAGCAATCAGTTTAAAAACTTAGGCATTGTCACAAAAAAAGCTCATAAAGGGGAAGTAAATGGTTGA
- the exbB gene encoding TonB-system energizer ExbB gives MNIELIKNIVDYGIIGVLGFMSFLALLFWIERLLFYKQVEVELYETKEELEIAVTNNINIISTFGSNAPYIGLLGTVFGIIVTFYTMGQSGDLDAKMIMTSLALALKATAMGLLVAIPAIVFYNHLTRRIEVILAKWDIEQKRKHAN, from the coding sequence ATGAATATAGAACTGATAAAAAATATTGTTGATTATGGAATAATCGGCGTTTTAGGCTTTATGAGCTTTTTGGCACTTTTGTTTTGGATTGAAAGGCTGTTATTTTATAAACAGGTTGAGGTAGAGCTGTATGAAACAAAAGAAGAACTTGAAATTGCCGTAACGAATAACATTAACATTATTTCTACATTCGGTTCTAATGCTCCTTATATTGGACTGCTCGGTACCGTATTTGGAATCATTGTAACGTTTTATACGATGGGGCAAAGCGGTGATTTGGATGCAAAAATGATCATGACATCATTAGCTCTTGCACTTAAAGCTACAGCTATGGGGCTTTTAGTAGCAATTCCTGCAATTGTATTCTATAACCATTTAACAAGAAGAATAGAAGTTATTCTTGCAAAGTGGGATATAGAACAAAAGAGAAAGCATGCAAATTAA
- a CDS encoding TonB-dependent receptor, translating to MRKYIHLSAICAIALNLSANDLGTIQVESSTIDDKFATKKTEVSSTATLSGESVEEFHAENIADVLNTIPGVTVRKNEGDSNKIHIRGVATEVYMGEKPGVAIVIDGVPVQERAGSVNIDINNIESIKVIKGGASYLYGNDALAGAVIITTKRPKSKNEGFATAEVGSYGYRKYLASYNLGTDNFAAYVQASYKKSDGYWEDADYWTKSINGKFQYYIDDTSDITFGADKTKRFENDTGSITYMTYNSGTGEYLNHVEANPISVGETGYATDYDIDLTKLFLTYSKDFGNNSNLMAQIYQYTDETKNQSGTFDSNGDGIRDDHLYESYAKTKQRGFKSEYRMDGNSAAGMLGIDIARNSTDQTSKDRVNTTISSGWSSKTYTVGTLRSDTTSDEDINAVYGEFKYGLTKELTFTLNGRYDNIKYDYSNNKTMENWNKTFNEASYRAGTTYALTPKSTLFASFSTGFRVPTLSQIYAGDLASYGSYVNNLNIDSEKTYNYEIGLRQQVGGLSYEASVFQLTRKDAITKNGGNYVSDPTPGIDISYGNYADMRSRGLELAVNSDKKKELYFVFNYTYLDAKYTRFDSYKLVLTDPVTGPFVAGTYNLSGNYVPRNSKHTLYAELDYKVTPNVLVTVDGTYRSSQYADEINQIKVAGYGLMNLRAKYNTKLAGLELEVFGKIENLFDKQYYMMPRATGDRNDDGLYDYRDMGLTVNPGRTYLAGLSAKF from the coding sequence ATGAGAAAATATATACATTTATCTGCTATTTGTGCGATTGCACTTAATTTATCAGCAAATGATTTGGGAACAATCCAAGTTGAATCTTCAACAATTGATGATAAATTTGCAACTAAAAAAACGGAAGTATCTTCTACTGCGACACTTAGCGGTGAAAGTGTGGAAGAATTTCATGCTGAAAATATCGCTGATGTACTGAACACTATACCTGGTGTTACTGTTAGAAAAAACGAGGGGGATTCAAACAAGATCCATATCCGTGGGGTAGCTACTGAAGTTTATATGGGAGAAAAACCTGGTGTTGCAATTGTAATTGACGGTGTTCCTGTACAAGAAAGAGCAGGAAGTGTAAATATTGATATCAATAATATTGAATCTATCAAAGTAATTAAAGGTGGAGCTTCTTATCTTTATGGAAACGATGCTTTAGCAGGTGCCGTAATCATTACTACAAAAAGACCAAAAAGTAAAAATGAAGGTTTTGCAACGGCAGAAGTAGGAAGTTATGGATATAGAAAGTATCTAGCTTCATATAACCTAGGAACGGATAATTTTGCCGCATATGTACAGGCAAGCTATAAGAAGAGTGACGGTTATTGGGAAGATGCCGATTATTGGACGAAGTCTATCAATGGAAAGTTTCAATACTATATAGATGATACGAGTGATATTACATTCGGTGCAGATAAAACAAAACGTTTTGAAAATGATACAGGTTCTATTACTTACATGACGTATAACTCTGGCACTGGCGAATACCTGAATCATGTTGAAGCTAATCCTATTAGTGTTGGTGAGACTGGATATGCAACGGATTACGATATTGATTTGACGAAACTCTTTTTAACATACTCAAAAGATTTCGGAAATAACTCAAATCTTATGGCACAAATTTATCAATACACTGATGAGACAAAAAATCAAAGTGGAACATTTGACTCTAACGGTGATGGAATTAGAGATGACCATTTATATGAATCTTATGCAAAAACGAAACAAAGAGGCTTCAAATCTGAATATAGAATGGATGGAAATTCTGCAGCTGGAATGTTAGGGATTGATATAGCAAGAAATAGTACAGACCAAACAAGTAAAGACCGTGTTAATACAACTATCAGTTCTGGATGGAGCAGTAAGACGTATACAGTAGGAACATTGAGAAGTGATACAACTTCAGATGAAGATATCAATGCAGTTTACGGTGAGTTTAAATATGGTCTAACAAAGGAACTGACATTTACTCTTAATGGTAGATATGACAATATTAAATACGATTATTCAAATAATAAGACTATGGAAAATTGGAATAAAACTTTTAATGAAGCTTCTTACAGAGCTGGAACTACTTATGCCTTGACACCAAAGTCGACACTTTTCGCAAGCTTCTCAACAGGTTTCCGCGTACCAACTTTATCACAGATTTATGCGGGTGATCTTGCATCATACGGAAGTTATGTAAATAATTTAAATATTGATTCTGAAAAAACATATAACTATGAGATTGGATTGAGACAACAAGTTGGCGGACTTTCTTATGAGGCATCAGTATTTCAGTTAACTAGAAAAGATGCAATTACGAAAAACGGTGGTAACTATGTTAGTGATCCGACACCTGGTATAGATATTTCATATGGAAACTATGCAGATATGAGAAGCAGAGGTTTAGAACTTGCTGTAAACAGTGACAAGAAAAAAGAGCTTTATTTTGTATTTAACTATACATACCTAGATGCTAAATATACAAGATTTGACAGTTATAAATTAGTTCTTACTGACCCGGTAACTGGACCTTTTGTAGCAGGAACATATAATTTATCAGGTAATTATGTACCGAGAAATTCTAAACATACTTTATATGCAGAATTAGATTATAAAGTGACACCAAATGTTTTAGTTACTGTTGATGGAACATATAGATCATCACAATATGCAGATGAGATTAATCAAATTAAAGTTGCTGGATATGGATTAATGAATTTAAGAGCAAAATATAATACAAAATTAGCAGGTTTAGAACTTGAAGTTTTCGGAAAAATCGAGAACCTTTTTGATAAGCAGTATTATATGATGCCTCGTGCAACTGGAGATAGAAACGATGACGGTCTTTACGACTACAGAGATATGGGACTTACTGTAAATCCTGGTCGTACATACTTAGCGGGATTATCTGCTAAATTCTAA
- a CDS encoding carbonic anhydrase family protein, whose product MKFVALFSGVLLSSSLLAGVHSAHWGYMGEEDPAHWGDLDPKYAECKLGGSQSPIDITAKNTIKTVGLEPIKFDYKTSAVSVINNGHTVQVNIAPGSTITIDEKTFELKQFHFHAPSENHIDGKAFPLEAHFVHSAQDGSLAVVAVMFKDGTDNPIINRVWKKMPHKAGEQATCKLPANMINEMLPSDKTYYRFDGSLTTPPCSEGVRWFVMKHYSEVSAEEVEEFSHTMHHPNNRPIQPTNARKVLQ is encoded by the coding sequence ATGAAATTTGTTGCACTATTTAGTGGAGTACTATTAAGTTCATCATTATTGGCAGGAGTTCATTCAGCTCACTGGGGATATATGGGGGAAGAAGATCCTGCTCACTGGGGTGATCTTGATCCAAAATATGCAGAATGTAAACTTGGCGGTTCACAATCTCCAATTGATATTACTGCAAAAAATACAATCAAAACAGTAGGTTTAGAGCCAATTAAATTCGATTATAAAACTTCTGCTGTATCAGTTATTAATAACGGGCATACGGTACAGGTTAATATTGCACCTGGTAGTACAATTACTATTGATGAAAAAACTTTTGAATTAAAACAATTTCACTTTCATGCACCGAGTGAAAACCACATTGACGGAAAGGCTTTTCCTTTAGAGGCACACTTTGTTCACTCTGCACAAGACGGTTCATTAGCTGTTGTGGCTGTTATGTTTAAAGACGGTACGGATAATCCAATTATCAATAGAGTTTGGAAAAAAATGCCACACAAAGCAGGTGAGCAAGCTACTTGTAAACTTCCGGCAAACATGATTAATGAGATGCTTCCATCAGACAAAACATATTATAGATTTGATGGTTCATTAACAACTCCTCCATGTAGTGAAGGTGTAAGATGGTTTGTAATGAAACATTATTCTGAAGTTTCTGCAGAAGAAGTTGAAGAATTTTCTCATACAATGCATCATCCAAATAATAGACCTATTCAACCTACAAACGCAAGAAAAGTCCTTCAATAA
- a CDS encoding tRNA-uridine aminocarboxypropyltransferase: MKCTYYGDREKCYKCYRPKSSCMCEYCESINTQTKFVVLMHPKEFKKVKNNTGHFTHQSLPNSELFVGIDFSDNSRINEIIATHESYILFPSQDAVNISNENPKSSEKPLAIFIIDSTWACTKKMFTLSKNLNTLRHMSFTTEKTSQYEIKVQPDDAYLSTIESTQVVLECLNQWNIETIAQEQLQSFTKPFLQMIEYQKELIANPKSHAVRFKRYTQKI; this comes from the coding sequence ATGAAATGTACATATTACGGCGATCGGGAAAAGTGTTACAAGTGTTACAGACCTAAAAGCTCTTGTATGTGTGAGTACTGTGAAAGCATCAATACGCAGACGAAGTTTGTTGTTTTAATGCATCCTAAAGAGTTTAAAAAAGTAAAAAACAATACGGGGCACTTTACACATCAGAGTTTGCCGAATTCAGAACTTTTTGTAGGAATTGACTTTTCAGACAATAGTCGTATAAATGAAATTATTGCCACACATGAGAGTTATATACTTTTCCCTTCACAAGATGCTGTAAACATAAGCAATGAAAATCCAAAAAGCTCTGAAAAACCTTTGGCAATTTTTATTATAGATTCTACATGGGCATGTACGAAAAAAATGTTTACATTGAGTAAAAATTTAAATACCTTGCGGCATATGAGTTTTACTACGGAAAAAACATCTCAGTATGAGATTAAAGTACAACCCGATGATGCCTATCTATCAACAATAGAATCGACACAAGTAGTATTAGAATGCCTCAATCAATGGAATATAGAAACCATTGCACAAGAACAGCTTCAAAGTTTTACAAAACCTTTTTTACAAATGATAGAGTATCAAAAAGAGTTGATAGCAAACCCAAAAAGTCACGCAGTAAGATTTAAAAGATATACGCAAAAAATTTAA
- a CDS encoding NAD(P)/FAD-dependent oxidoreductase — protein sequence MNNDVYDLIVVGSGAAGLIGAVVAAREGKKVLILEKLSKIASKLKATGGGRCNLTNTLSNEEFMSRFGRDGRFMQDALNAFDHKKLTEFLSGIGIETHAPDGFRIFPTSHSSQTIIDGFANELERLGVDLKCEQKVEHLLTDNGYITGVQTENASYKTHNVILATGGLGYPTLGAEGDGYNMVNTLGHTVTDLSPAMMPLKTKERWQENCRADTIAKVELRVDLKKHKKLHAQGDLIFTKEGIRGPVVLDFAREVTPLLKKYNEVPILLNLTKGKNEEQIREHLKKVSLDTPDKTIVDIVHTLLPLPLSQELCKLAEIDGTLKYNKIEGQKRDHLIKLLAWTPMTVTGHDGFKMAMITRGGISLKEIDPKTMQSKLIKGLYFCGEIMNLDGPCGGYNLQWSFASGYLAGQLKN from the coding sequence ATGAATAATGATGTGTATGATCTCATAGTAGTCGGCAGCGGTGCAGCAGGACTCATCGGTGCCGTTGTAGCAGCCAGAGAAGGAAAAAAAGTCCTAATACTTGAAAAACTTTCAAAAATTGCTTCAAAACTAAAAGCTACCGGCGGTGGACGCTGTAACTTAACTAATACTCTCTCAAACGAAGAGTTTATGTCCCGTTTCGGACGTGACGGACGTTTTATGCAAGATGCCCTGAACGCTTTTGATCATAAAAAGTTAACTGAATTTTTAAGTGGAATCGGTATTGAAACACATGCACCCGATGGTTTTCGCATCTTTCCTACATCACATTCTTCACAAACAATTATAGACGGTTTTGCCAATGAGCTCGAGCGTTTAGGAGTAGACCTGAAATGTGAGCAAAAAGTTGAGCATCTGCTAACTGACAATGGATACATCACAGGTGTACAAACAGAAAATGCAAGCTATAAAACCCATAATGTGATCTTGGCAACTGGAGGATTAGGCTACCCTACTCTAGGTGCAGAAGGTGATGGCTACAACATGGTAAATACTCTAGGACATACAGTTACTGATCTTTCCCCTGCCATGATGCCTTTAAAAACAAAAGAGAGATGGCAGGAAAACTGTCGTGCAGATACGATCGCAAAAGTAGAACTTCGTGTTGACCTTAAAAAACATAAAAAACTACATGCTCAGGGTGATCTTATATTTACAAAAGAAGGTATTCGCGGTCCTGTAGTACTTGACTTTGCAAGAGAAGTGACACCGCTTCTGAAAAAATATAATGAAGTACCCATTTTACTCAACCTTACAAAAGGGAAAAATGAGGAGCAAATCAGAGAACATCTCAAAAAAGTTTCTCTGGATACACCCGATAAAACAATTGTCGATATTGTACACACCCTACTTCCACTCCCATTATCCCAAGAACTTTGTAAACTTGCAGAGATTGACGGAACTTTGAAATACAATAAGATCGAGGGACAAAAACGTGATCACCTTATTAAGCTGTTAGCATGGACACCTATGACGGTAACGGGACATGACGGCTTTAAAATGGCTATGATCACAAGAGGCGGTATAAGCCTTAAAGAGATTGATCCAAAAACTATGCAGAGTAAGCTTATCAAAGGGCTCTATTTTTGTGGAGAGATTATGAATCTTGACGGTCCTTGCGGCGGCTATAACCTTCAATGGAGTTTTGCAAGCGGATATCTTGCAGGACAACTCAAAAACTGA